A genomic segment from Rahnella aceris encodes:
- the prs gene encoding ribose-phosphate diphosphokinase: MPDMKLFAGNATPELAQRIANRLYTSLGDAAVSRFSDGEVSVQINENVRGGDIFIIQSTCAPTNDNLMELVVMVDALRRASAGRITAVIPYFGYARQDRRVRSARVPITAKVVADFLSSVGVDRVLTVDLHAEQIQGFFDVPVDNVFGSPILLEDMLQQNLENPIVVSPDIGGVVRARAVAKLLNDTDMAIIDKRRPRANVSQVMHIIGDVAGRDCVLVDDMIDTGGTLCKAAEALKERGAKRVFAYATHPIFSGNAVENIKNSVIDEVIVCDTIPLSAEIRALKKVRTLTLSGMLAEAIRRISNEESISAMFEH, encoded by the coding sequence GTGCCTGATATGAAGCTTTTTGCTGGTAACGCCACCCCGGAACTAGCACAACGTATTGCCAACCGTTTATACACCAGCCTTGGTGACGCCGCCGTCAGTCGTTTCAGCGACGGTGAAGTAAGCGTGCAAATTAACGAAAATGTACGTGGCGGAGATATTTTCATTATCCAGTCCACCTGCGCGCCTACTAACGATAACCTGATGGAACTGGTCGTAATGGTTGATGCCTTACGCCGCGCCTCCGCTGGTCGTATCACAGCCGTTATTCCTTACTTCGGCTATGCACGTCAGGATCGCCGGGTTCGTTCTGCCCGTGTGCCTATCACCGCTAAAGTTGTTGCTGACTTCCTGTCCAGCGTCGGTGTTGACCGTGTTCTGACTGTAGACCTGCATGCAGAGCAGATTCAGGGCTTCTTCGATGTCCCGGTAGACAACGTGTTCGGCAGCCCTATTCTGCTTGAAGACATGTTGCAACAGAACCTGGAAAACCCGATTGTGGTTTCTCCGGATATCGGCGGTGTTGTTCGTGCCCGTGCTGTGGCAAAACTGCTGAACGATACCGATATGGCTATCATTGATAAACGTCGTCCACGCGCAAACGTTTCTCAGGTGATGCATATCATCGGTGACGTCGCTGGTCGTGACTGCGTACTGGTTGATGACATGATCGATACCGGCGGCACGCTGTGTAAAGCTGCCGAAGCACTGAAAGAACGCGGTGCTAAACGCGTATTCGCGTATGCCACCCACCCGATTTTCTCCGGCAATGCAGTGGAAAACATCAAAAACTCCGTCATCGACGAAGTGATTGTCTGTGACACCATCCCGCTCTCCGCTGAAATCCGTGCACTGAAAAAAGTGCGTACCCTGACCCTGTCAGGCATGCTGGCTGAGGCTATCCGCCGCATCAGCAATGAAGAATCCATTTCTGCGATGTTCGAGCATTAA
- the ychH gene encoding stress-induced protein YchH, with product MKRKTARIIGNGLMGLGLLTMVGGVGYSILNQMPELGLPQFLAHGAIGSIFVGAILWLAGARVGGQERVADRYWWVRHFDSRCTNGKSHRHS from the coding sequence ATGAAACGTAAAACCGCAAGAATAATCGGCAATGGCCTGATGGGACTCGGTTTGCTCACAATGGTCGGTGGTGTTGGTTATTCCATCCTGAATCAGATGCCTGAACTGGGGTTACCACAATTTTTAGCGCATGGCGCAATTGGTAGCATCTTCGTCGGCGCCATTTTATGGCTGGCGGGAGCCAGAGTCGGTGGACAGGAGCGTGTTGCAGACAGGTACTGGTGGGTTCGTCACTTTGATTCCCGCTGCACGAACGGTAAGTCACACCGTCATTCCTGA
- the pth gene encoding aminoacyl-tRNA hydrolase: protein MSSIKLIVGLANPGAEYAQTRHNAGAWYVDLLARQHNQQLKEESKFFGYTARLSLAGQYVRLLVPTTFMNLSGKAVLAMAQFYRIEPDEILVAHDELDIPPGMAKIKLGGGNGGHNGLKDIQSKFGNNPNFYRLRIGIGHPGDKSKVVGFVLGKPPASEQKLIDDAIDESLRCTELLMKEGLEKTMRRLHTFKAEL, encoded by the coding sequence GTGAGCAGCATTAAATTGATCGTTGGACTGGCCAATCCCGGCGCAGAATACGCCCAGACCCGCCATAATGCCGGCGCCTGGTACGTCGACCTTCTCGCCCGCCAGCACAACCAGCAACTGAAAGAAGAAAGTAAGTTTTTTGGTTATACCGCCCGCCTTTCTCTGGCCGGTCAGTACGTCCGTCTGCTGGTGCCGACCACCTTTATGAACCTGAGTGGCAAAGCGGTTCTGGCGATGGCGCAGTTCTATCGCATTGAGCCAGATGAAATTCTGGTCGCGCATGACGAGCTGGATATCCCGCCGGGCATGGCGAAAATCAAGCTGGGTGGGGGTAACGGCGGCCACAACGGCCTGAAAGATATTCAGAGTAAATTCGGTAACAACCCGAACTTCTACCGTCTGCGTATCGGTATCGGGCATCCTGGCGATAAAAGCAAAGTGGTGGGATTTGTGCTCGGCAAGCCGCCAGCCAGTGAACAAAAGCTGATTGACGACGCGATTGATGAGTCGCTGCGCTGTACTGAGTTGCTGATGAAAGAAGGTTTGGAAAAAACCATGCGTCGCCTGCATACCTTCAAAGCTGAGCTTTAA